Part of the Bacteroidota bacterium genome is shown below.
TTTTTTGCGCTCATCAGCGGGTTCATGATTTCCCTGTTGCTTGCGGCAATATTCAGTGGCGTAGTTTATCCCTTGTTTAAGCGCCTCGATAAACTTTTTAAAGGCCGCCGTGGGCTTGCATCAGGATTGACCTTGCTGTTTGTAATTGTTGTGGTGCTTGTGCCCCTGGCGGTATTGGGGAGCATCGTGGCGGCAGAAGCCCTCGAAGTGAGCCAGGTAGTGCGGCCCTGGGTTGAAGACCGGCTCCAGCAACGGTCTGAGATAGACGCCTGGCTTGAGCAATTGCCTTTCATCGAGTATATCAGGCCGTATCAAGACCAGATCATGGTCAAGCTGGGCGAGTTTGCCGGCAACATCGGAAATTTCCTTTTTAACGGATTGGCCGCTGCAACATCGGGTACAGCTACGTTCTTTTTCCAGTTCTTTATCATGCTGTATGCCATGTTTTTCTTCCTGCTAAATGGACAGCAAACCTTGAAGAAAATCATGTACTTCATGCCGCTTTCTTCGGAAGATGAAGGTTTGATGCTGGAGCGCTTTGTTTCAGTCACCCGGGCGACCATTAAAGGGACACTGGTAATAGGTGCCATTCAAGGGGGACTTGCGGGGCTTGGTTTTGGTGTAGCCGGCATTCCGAGTGCGACGTTTTGGGGCACCATCATGGCAGTACTCTCCATTGTACCGGCCCTCGGGACCGCCATTGTTTGGATTCCAGGTGTGATCTATCTGTTTGCCATTGGCAATGCCGGTGCTGCAATCGGACTCGGGATCTGGTGTGCCCTCGTTGTTGGCAGTGCAGACAATTTCCTCCGGCCGTGGCTGGTTGGCAAAGACACCAAAATGTCCGACTTGATGGTGTTGCTTGGCACCCTCGGCGGTATTGTGCTTTTTGGCATTGTTGGCGTGATTATCGGACCCATCATCGCAGCGCTCTTTGTTACGATATGGGATATCTACGGTGTCGCTTTCAAAGACGTGTTACCTCCTGTAACCGGATTTGATGAAGAAGAAGAATTTAGTGCGGTAATTGCACCCGAGATAGATGAGCCTGAAAGTGAAGAGGCGCCGGCTACCCCAGACGATACCGATGCTGATGAGGAGGCATAAAATGGTGTGTACAAGGATAGGGTTTGTGCTGGTGGTTGCTATGTTTGTTCTTGCACATGGATGTAGCGACGATACTTCGCACGTTGTCCCCGAAGTGCAGGCGGCACTCGATGCCTTCCATACCGCTGATACGTCTATGCATGCGCAAGGGGTAATCGATTTGCTCTGGCCAGAATACACGATGTTTGCTGATGG
Proteins encoded:
- a CDS encoding AI-2E family transporter, with the translated sequence MIDQDRFQKGFLILLLVAISIAFFALISGFMISLLLAAIFSGVVYPLFKRLDKLFKGRRGLASGLTLLFVIVVVLVPLAVLGSIVAAEALEVSQVVRPWVEDRLQQRSEIDAWLEQLPFIEYIRPYQDQIMVKLGEFAGNIGNFLFNGLAAATSGTATFFFQFFIMLYAMFFFLLNGQQTLKKIMYFMPLSSEDEGLMLERFVSVTRATIKGTLVIGAIQGGLAGLGFGVAGIPSATFWGTIMAVLSIVPALGTAIVWIPGVIYLFAIGNAGAAIGLGIWCALVVGSADNFLRPWLVGKDTKMSDLMVLLGTLGGIVLFGIVGVIIGPIIAALFVTIWDIYGVAFKDVLPPVTGFDEEEEFSAVIAPEIDEPESEEAPATPDDTDADEEA